The proteins below are encoded in one region of Balaenoptera acutorostrata chromosome 11, mBalAcu1.1, whole genome shotgun sequence:
- the HDHD5 gene encoding haloacid dehalogenase-like hydrolase domain-containing 5 — translation MAALGEAAARWAPGLWRRATRAAAGFGGRRFASGSQSPPTFGFLLDIDGVLVRGHQVIPAAREAFRRLVDPQGQLWVPVVFVTNAGNILQCSKAQELSALLGFQVEPDQVILSHSPMKLFSQHHDKRMLVSGQGPLVENARALGFKHVVTVDELRAAFPVLDMVDLQRRPKTTPLPRNNFPAIEGVLLLGEPVRWETSLQLIMDILLSDGNPGTGLAMAPYPHLPVLASNTDLLWMAEAKMPRFGHGTFLLCLEAIYRKVTGRELCYTGLMGKPSLLTYQYAEGLLARQAARRGWAAPIRSLYAVGDNPMSDIYGANLFHQHLQTRREGEARSCTSILVCTGVYSPQAPGPVAPAPGGEGPPFHGHRDLGFSPGLLQAAHVVSDVHEAVRLVLGKEGWAL, via the exons ATGGCTGCCCTCGGCGAGGCGGCGGCGCGGTGGGCACCCGGACTGTGGCGGCGGGCGACGCGCGCGGCCGCGGGGTTCGGGGGCCGCCGTTTCGCGAGCGGCTCGCAG AGCCCTCCCACCTTCGGCTTCCTGTTGGACATCGATGGGGTGCTGGTTCGGGGCCACCAGGTCATCCCCGCCGCGAGGGAGGCCTTCCGCAGGCTCGTGGACCCCCAGGGGCAGCTGTGGGTGCCCGTGGTCTTTGTCACGAACGCGGGGAACATCTTACAGTGCAGCAAAGCCCAGGAGCTGTCAGCCCTGCTGGGCTTCCAG GTGGAGCCCGACCAGGTGATACTGTCCCACAGCCCCATGAAGCTCTTCTCGCAGCATCACGACAAGCGGATGCTGGTGTCTGGGCAGGGGCCCCTGGTGGAAAATGCCCGAGC ACTGGGCTTCAAGCACGTGGTCACAGTGGACGAGCTGCGGGCGGCCTTCCCTGTGCTGGACATGGTGGATCTGCAGCGGCGGCCCAAGACCACG CCCCTCCCAAGGAACAACTTCCCTGCGATCGAAG GGGTGCTCCTCCTTGGGGAGCCCGTGCGCTGGGAGACGAGCCTGCAGCTGATCATGGACATCCTCCTCAGCGACGGGAACCCCGGCACCGGTCTGGCGATGGCCCCCTATCCCCACCTCCCTGTCCTGGCCAGCAACACGGACCTCCTCTGGATGGCCGAAGCCAAGATGCCCAG GTTCGGCCACGGCACCTTCCTGCTGTGCCTGGAGGCCATTTACCGGAAGGTGACGGGCAGAGAGCTGTGTTACACGGGCCTGATGGGCAAGCCCAGCCTCCTCACCTACCAGTACGCAGAGGGCCTGCTCGCGAGGCAGGCGGCGCGGCGGGGCTGGGCGGCCCCGATCCGGAGTCTCTATGCCGTGGG TGACAACCCCATGTCCGACATCTATGGGGCCAACCTGTTCCACCAGCACCTGCAGACGAGGCGGGAGGGGGAGGCCCGGAGCTGCACCTCCATCCTGGTGTGCACCGGCGTGTAcagcccccaggccccaggccccgtTGCTCCCGCCCCGGGTGGCGAGGGGCCTCCGTTCCACGGGCACCGGGACCTTGGCTTCAGCCCGGGGCTCCTGCAGGCGGCCCACGTGGTGAGCGACGTGCACGAGGCCGTGCGGCTGGTCCTGGGCAAGGAGGGCTGGGCTCTGtag
- the TMEM121B gene encoding transmembrane protein 121B, whose translation MVYTETKATRSLTPQGFSWWDLADHLPSRRRDPIAPLRFRRCVLPAPTPRPGTPPLLPACTAAAGLSRLPAPNPIPVSPPRPQLSAGPPRAPSPPPSPRVGSSPRAPGHGARLRCAAPAGGSGSSAGAEREDDDESASISRPLVPAGPPGSAATSCASTPTSPRSMTAAELGAGAVAGAVGGAGGASPGPSCRSCCCCCGRRARPGRGGGRRGCAPGPGCRWGYQALSVALLLAQGGLLDVYLIAVTDLYWCSWVATDLVVAAGWAIFFAKNSRGRRGAAHTHHPHHPHAAPLHLPAAPAAGAAGAKARSGRGGAGGPGPAGAAGAAGEFAFAYLAWLIYSIAFTPKVVLILGTSILDLIELRAPFGTTGFRLTLALSAPLLYCLVRAIGEAGATPGSAGPLLLQPQRHRAAGCFLGTCLDLLDSSALVELMLDGRAPLPAHLRYLLLAAYFLALASPVLWLHELHAAAASPRGRASRPGGCSRLLRLLGGCLVDVPLLALRCLLAVSYQQPFSVFMLKNLFFLGCRGLEALEGCWDREPPASPGRAWAGYGAPPSAPSAPGAPQLGHCVSEDEGGAHGYVNTLAVASQN comes from the exons ATGGTCTACACTGAGACCAAGGCCACCCGGTCCCTAACGCCCCAGGGGTTCAGCTGGTGGGACCTCGCCGACCACCTCCCATCCCGCCGCCGGGATCCCATTGCGCCCCTCCGATTCCGACGCTGCGTCCTCCCCGCCCCAACTCCGCGCCCGGGcacccctccccttcttcctgcctgCACGGCGGCGGCCGGGCTTTCCCGCCTCCCGGCCCCGAATCCAATCCCGGtttccccgccccgcccccagctctcGGCTGGGCCGCCCCGCGCGCCGTCACCGCCGCCGTCACCGCGCGTCGGCAGCAGCCCGCGCGCGCCCGGCCACGGGGCTCGGCTCCGGTGCGCGGCTCCGGCCGG cggcagcggcagcagcgcGGGCGCCGAGCGGGAGGACGACGACGAGAGCGCCAGCATCAGCAGGCCGCTGGTGCCCGCCGGGCCCCCGGGGAGCGCCGCCACCTCCTGCGCCTCCACGCCCACCTCCCCGCGTAGCATGACCGCCGCCGAACTGGGCGCGGGCGCCGTGGCCGGGGCCGTCGGGGGCGCGGGCGGCGCCAGCCCCGGCCCCTCCTGCCGTTCGTGTTGCTGCTGCTGCGGTCGCCGGGCCCGGCCGGGCCGCGGGGGTGGGCGCCGCGGCTGCGCCCCCGGCCCGGGCTGCCGCTGGGGCTACCAGGCGCTGTCCGTGGCGCTGCTGCTGGCGCAGGGCGGCCTGCTGGACGTGTACCTCATCGCTGTCACCGACCTGTACTGGTGCTCCTGGGTCGCCACCGACCTGGTGGTCGCGGCGGGCTGGGCCATCTTCTTCGCCAAGAACAGCCGGGGCCGTCGGGGCGCCGCGCACACCCACCACCCGCACCACCCGCACGCCGCGCCCCTGCACCTGCCCGCCGCCCCCGCTGCCGGGGCTGCGGGAGCCAAGGCGCGCAGCGGCCGCGGGGGCGCGGGCGGCCCGGGGCCGGCGGGGGCGGCCGGCGCGGCCGGCGAGTTCGCCTTCGCCTACCTGGCCTGGCTCATCTACTCCATCGCCTTCACGCCCAAGGTGGTGCTCATCCTGGGCACGTCCATCCTGGACCTCATCGAGCTGCGCGCGCCCTTCGGCACCACGGGCTTCCGCCTCACCCTGGCGCTCTCGGCGCCGCTGCTCTACTGCCTGGTGCGGGCCATCGGAGAGGCGGGCGCCACCCCCGGCTCCGCGGGCCCCCTGCTCCTGCAGCCCCAGCGGCACCGCGCCGCCGGCTGCTTCCTGGGCACGTGCCTGGACCTGCTGGACAGCTCCGCCCTGGTGGAGCTGATGCTGGACGGCCGCGCGCCGCTGCCCGCGCACCTGCGCTACCTGCTCCTCGCCGCCTACTTCCTCGCGCTCGCCTCGCCGGTGCTCTGGCTCCACGAGCTCCACGCCGCTGCCGCCTCGCCCCGGGGCCGGGCCTCGCGGCCGGGAGGCTGCAGCCGCCTGCTGCGCCTGCTGGGCGGCTGCCTCGTGGACGTACCCTTGCTGGCGCTGCGCTGCCTGTTGGCCGTGAGCTACCAGCAGCCGTTCTCCGTCTTCATGCTCAAGAACCTCTTCTTCCTCGGCTGCCGCGGCCTGGAGGCCCTGGAGGGCTGCTGGGACAGGGAGCCCCCGGCGTCCCCGGGTCGGGCCTGGGCGGGCTACGGCGCTCCGCCCTCCGCCCCGTCGGCGCCGGGAGCCCCCCAGCTGGGCCACTGCGTCTCGGAGGACGAGGGGGGCGCCCACGGCTACGTCAACACCCTGGCTGTGGCTTCCCAAAACTGA